Proteins encoded in a region of the Streptomyces sp. NBC_01471 genome:
- a CDS encoding response regulator: MNTPVEPIEVLLVEDDPGDELMTREAFADNKIGNTLHVVRDGEEALDFFYRRGAHASAPRPDLVLLDLNLPKYDGRQVLEQVKSDPELCDIPVVVLTTSSAEEDILRSYRLHANAYVTKPVDLEQFMSAVRQIDDFFLTVVRLPHRM, encoded by the coding sequence GTGAACACCCCTGTCGAGCCCATCGAGGTCCTGCTCGTGGAGGACGACCCCGGCGACGAGCTGATGACCCGTGAGGCGTTCGCGGACAACAAGATCGGCAACACGCTTCATGTGGTGCGGGACGGCGAGGAGGCGCTCGACTTCTTCTACCGGCGCGGCGCCCATGCCTCCGCGCCGCGCCCGGATCTGGTGCTGCTGGATCTGAACCTGCCCAAGTACGACGGCCGACAGGTGCTCGAACAGGTCAAGTCGGATCCGGAGCTCTGCGACATCCCCGTCGTGGTGCTGACGACGTCATCGGCCGAGGAGGACATCCTGCGCAGCTACCGGCTGCACGCCAACGCCTATGTCACCAAGCCGGTCGATCTGGAGCAGTTCATGTCCGCGGTGCGCCAGATCGACGACTTCTTCCTCACGGTGGTGCGGCTCCCGCACCGGATGTGA
- a CDS encoding NADP-dependent succinic semialdehyde dehydrogenase, with translation MPIATVNPATGETLQTFEALGAEEIERRLAAAHAAFRSYRTTEFAERARLLNRAADLLESEQADIARTMTTEMGKPVAAARAEAAKCAKAMRWYAKHAAELLADEHPSRADAEDSGAGRAYTRYRPLGVVLAVMPWNFPLWQVVRFAAPALMAGNTGLLKHASNVPQTALYLGELFERAGYPQGCFQTLLIGSGAVEAILRDPRVAAATLTGSEPAGRSVAAVAGDEVKKTVLELGGSDPYIVMPSADVGRAARIAVTARVQNNGQSCIAAKRFIVHTDVYDAFTEEFTTRMAALTVGDPLDESTDVGPLATEQGRTDLEELVDDAVRRGATALCGGGRPEGDDRGWFFSPTVLMGITTDMRIHHEEAFGPVATVYRVTSADEAVRVANDTPFGLSSNVWTRDDGEVDLFVRDLEAGGVFFNGMTASHPALPFGGVKRSGYGRELAAHGIREFCNITTVWHGADPGE, from the coding sequence ATGCCCATCGCCACGGTGAACCCTGCCACCGGTGAAACGCTCCAGACCTTCGAGGCGCTGGGCGCCGAGGAGATCGAGCGCCGTCTGGCGGCGGCGCACGCCGCCTTCCGCTCCTACCGCACCACGGAATTCGCCGAGCGGGCGCGGCTGCTGAACCGCGCCGCCGACCTGCTGGAGAGCGAGCAGGCGGACATCGCGCGCACGATGACCACCGAGATGGGCAAGCCGGTCGCCGCCGCCCGGGCCGAGGCCGCCAAGTGCGCCAAGGCGATGCGCTGGTACGCCAAGCACGCGGCCGAGCTGCTGGCCGACGAACACCCGTCCCGGGCCGACGCGGAGGACTCCGGCGCCGGCCGTGCGTACACCCGCTACCGCCCGCTGGGCGTCGTGCTGGCCGTCATGCCGTGGAACTTCCCGCTCTGGCAGGTCGTACGGTTCGCCGCGCCCGCGCTGATGGCCGGAAACACGGGCCTGCTCAAGCACGCGTCGAACGTGCCGCAGACCGCCCTCTACCTGGGCGAACTCTTCGAGCGGGCCGGATACCCGCAGGGCTGCTTCCAGACCCTGCTGATCGGCTCCGGCGCGGTCGAGGCGATCCTGCGCGACCCCCGGGTGGCCGCGGCGACCCTCACCGGCAGCGAACCCGCAGGCCGCTCGGTCGCGGCCGTCGCGGGCGACGAGGTCAAGAAGACCGTCCTGGAGCTGGGCGGCAGCGATCCGTACATCGTGATGCCGTCGGCCGACGTCGGGCGGGCCGCGCGGATCGCGGTGACGGCCCGGGTGCAGAACAACGGGCAGTCGTGCATCGCGGCCAAGCGCTTCATCGTCCATACGGATGTCTATGACGCGTTCACGGAGGAGTTCACCACCCGGATGGCCGCACTGACGGTCGGCGACCCGCTGGACGAGTCGACCGACGTCGGGCCGCTCGCCACCGAGCAGGGCCGCACCGATCTGGAGGAGCTGGTCGACGATGCCGTACGCAGGGGAGCGACCGCGCTCTGCGGCGGCGGGCGGCCGGAGGGGGACGACCGCGGCTGGTTCTTCTCGCCCACCGTCCTGATGGGCATCACCACCGATATGCGCATCCACCACGAGGAGGCGTTCGGCCCGGTGGCCACCGTCTACCGGGTGACGAGCGCCGACGAGGCGGTGAGGGTGGCCAATGACACTCCGTTCGGTCTGAGTTCCAATGTCTGGACCCGGGACGACGGGGAAGTGGATCTGTTCGTACGGGATCTCGAAGCGGGGGGTGTTTTCTTCAACGGCATGACCGCCTCCCACCCGGCCCTGCCGTTCGGCGGGGTCAAGCGCTCCGGGTACGGGCGCGAACTCGCCGCCCACGGGATCCGCGAGTTCTGCAACATCACCACGGTCTGGCACGGCGCCGATCCCGGTGAGTGA
- a CDS encoding MarR family winged helix-turn-helix transcriptional regulator — translation MAMIRSEEPMGIAAALVRTSFLVQAVYTEASREYGLPVQQAQLICVLMAQPRGMGELSTMLGLEKSSLTGLVDRAERRGLVHREPDPLDRRAVRVALSDEGARVSGDFCADASVRMEALADGAGPAERDRLAALLGQLVRGNEVPVVFTEPKRAGAAPSA, via the coding sequence ATGGCGATGATCAGGAGTGAGGAGCCGATGGGGATCGCGGCCGCGCTGGTGCGGACGTCGTTCCTGGTCCAGGCCGTGTACACGGAAGCCAGCCGGGAGTACGGACTGCCCGTGCAGCAGGCCCAGTTGATCTGCGTACTGATGGCTCAGCCGCGCGGCATGGGGGAATTGAGCACCATGCTGGGCCTGGAGAAGTCCAGCCTGACCGGTCTCGTGGACCGGGCGGAGCGGCGCGGGCTGGTGCACCGGGAGCCGGATCCGCTGGACAGACGCGCGGTGCGGGTCGCCCTGTCCGACGAGGGCGCCAGGGTGTCCGGCGACTTCTGCGCCGACGCGAGCGTGCGGATGGAGGCGCTGGCCGACGGAGCGGGTCCGGCGGAGCGCGACCGGCTGGCGGCGTTACTGGGGCAGCTGGTGCGGGGCAACGAGGTGCCGGTGGTCTTCACGGAGCCGAAGCGGGCCGGGGCGGCGCCCTCGGCGTGA
- a CDS encoding phosphocholine-specific phospholipase C: MPQFNRRRFLQIAGATAGFSALSNSIDRAAAIPAKRRSGTIKDIEHIVVLMQENRSFDHYFGSMKGVRGFGDPRPVTPVGGKPVWYQSDGTKDVLPYHPDAEDLGMKFIAGLDHDWAGGHKAWNQGKYDQWIPAKSAGTMAHLTRKDIPFHYALADAFTVCDAYHSSFMGATDPNRYYLWSGHVGNDGKGGGPVLGNAEAGYDWTTYPERLEKSGVSWKIYQDIGDGLDKDGSWGWIDDAYRGNYGDNSLLYFNTYRNAKAGDPLYEKARTGTNAKNGDGFFDILRADVKADKLPQVSWVAAPEAFSEHPNWPANYGAWYVSQVLDALTSNPEVWSKTALFVTYDENDGYFDHALPPFPPASADRGASTVDTSLDYFPGDASYGAGPYGLGQRVPMTVVSPWSTGGYVCSEVFDHTSVIRFMEARFGVAEPNISPWRRAICGDLTSAFDFGLQNTRPATLPDTAGFRPPDNDRHDSYVPKAPADPALPKQEAGSRPSRPLPYAPLVDGQAAPADGKFTLTFSGGADAGACFTVTSANRGDGPWTYTAEAGKKLSDTWNTSYSKGSYDLSVFGPNGFLRTFKGPGSTAGPEVTARHRAGDGSVELTMTNAGGADCHLTVSNAYGGKSETFTVRKGKTVVHTVDLRSTRQWYDLTVVSDLDGGYLRRLAGHVETGRPGVSDPAIITG; encoded by the coding sequence ATGCCTCAGTTCAATCGGCGCCGCTTCCTCCAGATCGCGGGCGCGACCGCGGGCTTCTCGGCCCTCTCGAACAGCATCGACCGTGCCGCCGCCATCCCCGCGAAGCGCCGCTCGGGAACGATCAAGGACATCGAGCACATCGTCGTCCTGATGCAGGAGAATCGTTCATTCGACCACTACTTCGGTTCCATGAAGGGTGTTCGCGGCTTCGGCGACCCCCGCCCGGTGACACCCGTCGGGGGCAAGCCGGTCTGGTACCAGTCGGACGGCACCAAGGACGTCCTGCCCTACCACCCGGACGCCGAGGATCTCGGCATGAAGTTCATCGCCGGCCTCGACCACGACTGGGCGGGCGGCCACAAGGCCTGGAACCAGGGCAAGTACGACCAGTGGATTCCCGCCAAGTCCGCGGGCACGATGGCCCATCTGACCCGCAAGGACATCCCGTTCCACTACGCGCTGGCCGACGCGTTCACGGTGTGCGACGCCTACCACTCGTCGTTCATGGGGGCCACCGACCCCAACCGCTACTACCTGTGGTCCGGTCACGTCGGCAATGACGGCAAGGGCGGCGGCCCGGTACTCGGCAACGCCGAGGCCGGGTACGACTGGACGACGTACCCGGAGCGCCTGGAGAAGTCCGGGGTCTCCTGGAAGATCTACCAGGACATCGGTGACGGCCTGGACAAGGACGGCTCCTGGGGCTGGATCGACGACGCCTACCGCGGCAACTACGGCGACAACTCGCTGCTGTACTTCAACACGTACCGCAACGCCAAGGCCGGCGACCCGCTGTACGAGAAGGCGCGCACCGGCACGAACGCCAAGAACGGCGACGGCTTCTTCGACATCCTCCGGGCCGACGTGAAGGCGGACAAGCTGCCCCAGGTCTCCTGGGTCGCCGCCCCCGAGGCCTTCTCCGAGCACCCCAACTGGCCCGCGAACTACGGTGCCTGGTACGTCTCCCAGGTGCTGGACGCGCTGACGTCGAACCCGGAGGTGTGGAGCAAGACGGCGCTCTTCGTCACCTACGACGAGAACGACGGCTACTTCGACCACGCCCTCCCGCCGTTCCCGCCGGCCTCCGCCGACCGGGGCGCCTCCACGGTGGACACCTCGCTCGACTACTTCCCCGGCGACGCGAGTTACGGTGCGGGACCCTACGGCCTCGGCCAGCGCGTCCCGATGACCGTCGTCTCCCCCTGGAGCACCGGGGGCTACGTCTGCTCCGAGGTCTTCGACCACACCTCGGTCATCCGCTTCATGGAGGCCCGCTTCGGTGTGGCGGAGCCGAACATCTCGCCCTGGCGGCGGGCCATCTGCGGTGACCTGACGTCGGCCTTCGACTTCGGTCTGCAGAACACCAGGCCCGCCACGCTGCCCGACACCGCCGGCTTCCGGCCGCCGGACAACGACCGGCACGACAGTTACGTACCGAAGGCGCCCGCGGACCCGGCGCTGCCCAAGCAGGAGGCCGGGTCGCGGCCGTCCCGTCCGCTGCCCTACGCCCCGCTGGTGGACGGGCAGGCGGCGCCGGCCGACGGGAAGTTCACGCTCACCTTCAGCGGGGGCGCGGACGCCGGAGCCTGCTTCACGGTGACGTCGGCCAACCGCGGCGACGGGCCGTGGACGTACACCGCCGAGGCGGGCAAGAAGCTCTCGGACACCTGGAACACCTCCTACTCCAAGGGTTCCTACGATCTCTCGGTGTTCGGCCCGAACGGTTTCCTCCGTACGTTCAAGGGCCCCGGCTCCACCGCGGGCCCCGAGGTGACCGCGCGCCACCGGGCCGGCGACGGCTCGGTCGAGCTGACGATGACCAACGCGGGCGGCGCCGACTGCCACCTCACCGTCAGCAACGCGTACGGCGGGAAGAGCGAGACCTTCACGGTCCGCAAGGGGAAGACCGTGGTCCACACGGTGGACCTGCGCTCCACCCGGCAGTGGTACGACCTGACCGTGGTCTCGGACCTGGACGGCGGTTATCTGCGCCGGCTGGCCGGACATGTCGAGACCGGCAGGCCCGGGGTGAGCGACCCGGCGATCATCACCGGCTGA
- a CDS encoding phage holin family protein: MAAGRWRRAGSALFRVIVVWAVSTLTMLALAGLLPDFQLESDNGDSATTVAITAGWGAAAFGLLSALVWPLVVRALLLVPALVLGLLVFFLNGSLLLVALDLIPNGRGTSNPETAVVVAAVMSAVASATSTALTVRDDEAYRRRLSRLASRRRRRRGEDTGRGGPHGTVFLQLDGVGHAALLRAVHDGLMPTVAGWIGSTHRLDAWRTDWSSQTGASQLGILHGSNHDIPAFRWYEKETGDVMVCNRPASAAELQRRAVARTGDGGLLGMDGASRGNLFSGGADELALVLSVAARRDRDHRSRAGYFAYFSDPANAVRTAISFFAEVGREIGESTRARARQEEPRIKRGGLYPFIRAFATVVERDVVVSAVIGDMFAGRTAVYADLVAYDEVAHHSGPHSRDAAKVLARLDRSLALIAKAEDHAPRPYRIVLLSDHGQSPGQTFEGAYGLTLKDLVRAGCGLPVPRRAQRTRSGSEARAAVRVVLHRPVPAGDETPPDPGSDPVVLASGNLGLISFPDVPGRMTREQLDRRNPALLPTLANHPGIGFLLLASEEHGSVVLGPDGAEVPVARLADGEGPLAGFGPGAADAVRRTDAFPHVADVMVNSMYDPETGTVHAFEGQIGSHGGLGGEQSAPFLLAPLDLSAPVDEGQELIGAEQVHRVLRRWLSESAGPQVPLGTAVPVAGGAAPDGTD; the protein is encoded by the coding sequence GTGGCCGCAGGGCGATGGCGCAGGGCGGGCAGCGCTCTGTTCCGGGTGATCGTGGTGTGGGCCGTGTCCACCCTGACCATGCTCGCGCTCGCCGGGCTCCTGCCGGACTTCCAGCTGGAGTCCGACAACGGCGACAGCGCCACCACGGTCGCGATCACCGCCGGGTGGGGCGCAGCCGCGTTCGGCCTGCTCAGCGCGCTGGTCTGGCCCCTGGTGGTGCGCGCGCTGCTGCTGGTCCCCGCCCTTGTCCTGGGCCTGCTGGTCTTCTTCCTCAACGGCTCGCTCCTGCTGGTCGCCCTGGACCTGATACCGAACGGTCGCGGCACGTCCAACCCCGAGACGGCTGTCGTGGTCGCCGCCGTGATGTCCGCCGTCGCCTCCGCCACCTCCACCGCGCTCACGGTGCGCGACGACGAGGCGTACCGCCGCAGGCTCTCGCGGCTCGCCTCCCGCAGACGGCGCAGACGCGGCGAGGACACGGGGCGGGGCGGTCCGCACGGGACGGTCTTCCTCCAGCTCGACGGGGTGGGCCACGCGGCGCTGCTGCGGGCGGTCCACGACGGGCTGATGCCCACCGTCGCCGGGTGGATCGGCTCCACCCACCGGCTCGACGCCTGGCGCACCGACTGGTCCAGCCAGACCGGCGCCAGTCAGCTGGGCATCCTGCACGGCTCCAACCACGACATCCCCGCCTTCCGCTGGTACGAGAAGGAGACCGGCGACGTGATGGTCTGCAACCGGCCGGCCAGCGCCGCCGAGCTCCAGCGCCGGGCGGTCGCGCGCACCGGCGACGGCGGGCTGCTCGGCATGGACGGCGCGAGCCGCGGCAACCTCTTCAGCGGCGGCGCCGACGAACTGGCCCTGGTGCTCTCGGTCGCCGCACGGCGGGACCGCGACCACCGCTCCCGGGCCGGCTACTTCGCGTACTTCTCCGACCCGGCCAACGCGGTCCGTACCGCGATCTCGTTCTTCGCGGAGGTCGGCCGCGAGATCGGTGAGTCGACGCGGGCCCGCGCCCGGCAGGAGGAGCCGCGGATCAAGCGCGGTGGCCTCTACCCGTTCATCAGGGCCTTCGCGACCGTGGTGGAGCGCGACGTGGTGGTGTCCGCGGTGATAGGCGACATGTTCGCCGGCCGGACCGCGGTCTATGCCGACCTGGTGGCGTACGACGAGGTGGCGCACCACAGCGGGCCGCACAGCAGGGACGCGGCCAAGGTGCTGGCGCGGCTCGACCGTTCGCTGGCGCTGATCGCGAAGGCCGAGGACCACGCACCGCGCCCGTACCGCATCGTGCTGCTCTCGGACCACGGGCAGAGCCCCGGGCAGACCTTCGAGGGCGCGTACGGACTGACGCTCAAGGACCTGGTGCGGGCGGGCTGCGGGCTGCCGGTCCCGCGCCGGGCCCAGCGGACGAGGAGCGGCTCGGAGGCACGGGCCGCGGTCCGTGTGGTGCTGCACCGGCCGGTGCCGGCCGGCGACGAGACCCCGCCGGACCCCGGCTCCGACCCGGTCGTGCTGGCCTCCGGGAACCTCGGGCTCATCTCCTTCCCCGACGTGCCCGGCCGGATGACGCGCGAGCAGCTGGACCGCCGCAACCCGGCGCTGCTGCCCACCCTGGCCAACCATCCGGGGATCGGGTTCCTGCTCCTGGCGAGCGAGGAGCACGGTTCGGTGGTGCTGGGTCCGGACGGAGCCGAGGTGCCGGTCGCCCGGCTGGCCGACGGCGAGGGCCCGCTCGCGGGCTTCGGGCCCGGTGCGGCCGACGCTGTACGGAGGACGGACGCGTTCCCGCATGTCGCCGATGTCATGGTCAATTCGATGTACGACCCGGAGACCGGCACCGTGCACGCCTTCGAGGGGCAGATCGGCTCGCACGGCGGCCTCGGCGGCGAACAGTCGGCGCCCTTCCTGCTGGCGCCGCTCGATCTGTCGGCACCGGTGGACGAGGGGCAGGAATTGATCGGCGCCGAACAGGTGCACCGCGTTCTGCGGCGCTGGCTGTCCGAGAGCGCGGGCCCCCAGGTCCCGCTCGGCACGGCGGTCCCGGTGGCGGGCGGCGCCGCACCCGACGGCACGGACTGA
- a CDS encoding MBL fold metallo-hydrolase, producing the protein MPVDVTWWGHATCTVEDSGVRVLTDPLFTRRLAHLRRRRGAVPPPRAAAARAVLVSHLHADHLHLPSLARLAPGTTLIVPRGAVRAVPGLRRLGLAITEVRAGDEVRVADLVVRVVPARHDGRRMPFGPQRAPALGFVVSGEARTYFAGDTGLFDAMAESVGEIDVALLPVGGWGPFLGQEHLDARRAAEALTVLRPRSAVPVHYGTFWPVGMDGVRPHEFHTPGDEFVRQAALLAPEVSVYRLAHGELVRPEVAG; encoded by the coding sequence GTGCCGGTCGATGTGACCTGGTGGGGACATGCCACGTGTACGGTCGAGGACTCCGGGGTCCGGGTGCTGACCGACCCGCTGTTCACCCGCAGACTGGCCCACCTCAGGCGCCGCCGCGGCGCGGTGCCGCCGCCCCGCGCGGCAGCCGCCCGGGCCGTCCTCGTCTCGCATCTGCACGCCGACCATCTGCATCTGCCGTCGCTGGCCCGCCTCGCGCCGGGCACCACGCTGATCGTGCCGCGCGGCGCGGTCCGCGCCGTGCCGGGGCTGCGGCGGCTCGGCCTGGCCATCACCGAGGTCCGGGCGGGCGACGAGGTACGGGTCGCGGATCTGGTCGTCCGCGTGGTGCCCGCACGCCACGACGGCCGCCGGATGCCCTTCGGCCCGCAGCGCGCGCCCGCGCTCGGCTTCGTGGTCAGCGGTGAGGCGCGGACCTACTTCGCCGGGGACACCGGCCTGTTCGACGCCATGGCCGAGTCCGTGGGCGAGATCGATGTGGCGCTGCTCCCGGTCGGCGGCTGGGGCCCCTTCCTCGGGCAGGAGCATCTGGACGCCCGGCGGGCCGCCGAGGCGCTGACCGTCCTGCGGCCACGCTCCGCCGTCCCCGTGCACTACGGCACGTTCTGGCCGGTCGGGATGGACGGTGTGCGCCCGCACGAATTCCACACGCCGGGCGACGAGTTCGTACGGCAGGCGGCGCTGCTGGCGCCCGAGGTCTCGGTGTACCGGCTCGCACACGGTGAACTGGTGCGGCCGGAGGTGGCCGGGTGA
- a CDS encoding DedA family protein, translating into MIHELVSQVPPESTQQAVGYPSLFLLVTLGSLVPVVPTGALVSSAAVVAFHQTDPLALLFVFAVASCAAFLGDIALYWLGRRGVRSRKGSRWLEALRRRAPQARLANAQEQLDQHSKSVLVLSRLVPAGRIPVMLACLLGEMPLRRFARGDIPACLAWAAAYQLIGILGGSLFDEPWKGVVVAVALTLLVSGAPAAWRRLRTRSGSPAPR; encoded by the coding sequence GTGATACATGAACTGGTGAGCCAGGTGCCCCCGGAGTCGACCCAGCAGGCCGTCGGGTATCCGTCGCTCTTCCTGCTGGTGACCCTGGGATCCCTGGTGCCGGTGGTGCCCACGGGCGCGCTGGTGAGTTCAGCGGCCGTGGTCGCCTTCCACCAGACCGATCCGCTGGCGCTGCTCTTCGTGTTCGCCGTGGCCTCCTGCGCCGCTTTCCTCGGAGACATCGCGCTGTACTGGCTCGGGCGGCGCGGCGTGCGCTCCAGGAAGGGCTCACGCTGGCTGGAGGCGCTGCGCAGGCGGGCGCCGCAGGCGCGGCTGGCCAACGCGCAGGAGCAGCTCGACCAGCACAGCAAGTCGGTGCTCGTGCTCTCCCGGCTGGTCCCGGCCGGGAGGATTCCGGTGATGCTGGCCTGTCTGCTCGGTGAGATGCCGCTGCGCAGGTTCGCCCGCGGCGACATCCCGGCCTGTCTCGCCTGGGCCGCCGCGTACCAGCTCATCGGCATACTCGGCGGGTCGCTCTTCGACGAGCCCTGGAAGGGCGTGGTCGTCGCGGTCGCACTCACCCTGCTGGTGAGCGGGGCGCCCGCCGCGTGGCGCAGGCTCAGGACGCGCAGCGGATCGCCCGCGCCCCGCTGA
- a CDS encoding alpha/beta hydrolase, translated as MASRPHSSRLRRALLTALVTASVAVPVSGAARPAAVPAPAPTALAPLRTVAPAALAVRYATTRSDIRAAGREALANGDPGRSRSLRAMARPGRSFLSFDGRAGGHTAEVFGDLSRARRIAVLVPGSDTGLDEYGRLLAGATALRRQLGDGAAVVAWLGYAAPATVSTDVLTTGRADDAAPVLRHFVRELGRAAPAARISLLCHSYGSVVCGRAAAGLDVAGIVLYGSPGAGRGSAAALRTRATVWAARGRHDWIADVPHVRIPLPFVTVGLGADPVAAGFGARVFDAGDGGHSDYLKPGSLSLANLARIVSGQVPSGEVRHA; from the coding sequence ATGGCGTCCCGCCCGCACAGCAGCCGACTGCGCCGCGCCCTGCTCACCGCACTCGTCACCGCTTCGGTGGCCGTGCCGGTGTCGGGTGCGGCCCGCCCGGCGGCCGTCCCCGCACCCGCGCCGACGGCCCTCGCCCCGCTGCGGACCGTGGCCCCGGCGGCCCTGGCCGTGCGGTATGCCACGACGCGCTCCGACATCAGGGCGGCGGGACGGGAGGCCCTGGCCAACGGCGACCCCGGGCGGTCCCGTTCGCTGCGCGCCATGGCCCGGCCGGGGCGCAGCTTCCTCTCCTTCGACGGGCGCGCCGGCGGCCACACCGCCGAGGTCTTCGGCGATCTGTCGCGGGCCCGGCGGATCGCCGTACTGGTCCCGGGGTCGGACACCGGCCTCGACGAGTACGGACGTCTGCTGGCCGGTGCGACGGCGCTCCGGCGGCAGTTGGGCGACGGGGCCGCCGTCGTGGCCTGGCTCGGGTACGCGGCACCCGCCACGGTGAGCACCGATGTGCTGACCACCGGCCGCGCGGACGACGCGGCCCCCGTACTGCGCCACTTCGTAAGGGAGTTGGGCCGGGCCGCGCCGGCCGCCCGGATCTCGCTGCTCTGCCACTCCTACGGTTCGGTGGTCTGCGGGCGGGCCGCCGCCGGTCTGGATGTCGCCGGCATCGTGCTGTACGGCAGCCCCGGCGCGGGGCGCGGGAGCGCCGCCGCCCTGCGCACCCGGGCCACCGTCTGGGCCGCCCGGGGCCGCCACGACTGGATCGCCGACGTGCCCCACGTACGGATCCCGCTGCCGTTCGTCACCGTCGGTCTCGGCGCCGATCCGGTCGCGGCCGGCTTCGGCGCCCGGGTCTTCGACGCGGGCGACGGCGGCCACAGCGACTATCTGAAGCCCGGTTCACTGTCGCTGGCGAACCTCGCCCGGATCGTCTCCGGACAGGTCCCTTCCGGGGAGGTCCGCCATGCGTGA
- a CDS encoding acyltransferase produces MRDLVRRIESATPPGRDRAVDALRALAILGVVLGHWLVTALVTDSGTVHGASPLQHMPRLAPASWLLQTLAVFFLVGGQVGAAGYAAARGRGVTYRQWLGARLVRLSRPVTALLMVWAVAAAVMLVAGVGTATVYTLLKLVLSPLWFLLVFAGLTAATPLVTGVHPLWPIAVVLHVDLIRFGLGGPSWLGWINVAAGWLVPYCLGAAWARGGLRDRRTAWTLLLGGAAATAGLVLWAGYPASMVGVPGSRTSNIDPPTLAAVTFGLAQCGAALLLLGPLRRIPARPAARAAVALVNLSAMTAFLWHQTAMMAVTAVGMLTGRALPGLHTVPDGWGWVLARLAWLPVFAAALLVCWAAFHTYEQGRRGRRGHSTVVRTGVLAPQGETHHDHA; encoded by the coding sequence ATGCGTGACCTCGTCCGGCGGATCGAGTCCGCGACCCCGCCCGGCCGCGACCGGGCCGTCGACGCGCTGCGTGCCCTCGCGATCCTCGGTGTGGTGCTCGGCCACTGGCTGGTGACCGCACTGGTCACCGACAGCGGCACGGTGCACGGCGCGAGCCCGCTTCAGCACATGCCCCGGCTCGCGCCGGCCTCGTGGCTGTTGCAGACCCTGGCGGTCTTCTTCCTGGTGGGCGGTCAGGTGGGCGCGGCGGGTTACGCGGCGGCCCGTGGCCGGGGTGTCACGTACCGGCAGTGGCTCGGGGCCAGGCTGGTGCGGCTGAGCCGGCCGGTGACCGCCCTGCTGATGGTGTGGGCCGTGGCGGCTGCGGTGATGCTCGTGGCGGGCGTCGGGACGGCGACCGTGTACACGCTGCTCAAGCTGGTGCTGTCCCCGCTCTGGTTCCTGCTGGTCTTCGCGGGACTCACCGCGGCGACCCCGCTGGTCACCGGAGTGCACCCGCTGTGGCCGATCGCCGTCGTGCTGCATGTCGACCTGATCCGCTTCGGTCTGGGCGGGCCGTCCTGGCTCGGCTGGATCAATGTGGCGGCGGGCTGGCTCGTTCCGTACTGCCTGGGCGCGGCCTGGGCGCGCGGCGGACTCAGGGACCGCCGGACGGCCTGGACTCTGCTGCTGGGCGGCGCCGCGGCCACCGCGGGGCTCGTCCTGTGGGCCGGTTACCCGGCGTCCATGGTCGGAGTGCCGGGCTCCCGGACATCCAACATCGATCCGCCCACCCTCGCTGCCGTCACCTTCGGTCTCGCCCAGTGCGGAGCCGCTCTGCTGCTGCTCGGCCCGCTGCGCCGGATACCGGCACGCCCTGCCGCCCGGGCCGCCGTCGCACTGGTCAATCTCTCCGCGATGACCGCCTTCCTCTGGCACCAGACTGCGATGATGGCCGTCACCGCCGTCGGTATGCTCACCGGCCGGGCGCTGCCTGGCCTGCACACCGTCCCGGACGGCTGGGGCTGGGTGCTCGCCCGGCTGGCCTGGCTGCCGGTGTTCGCCGCGGCGCTGCTGGTGTGCTGGGCGGCGTTCCACACGTACGAGCAGGGGCGGCGCGGACGACGCGGACACAGCACAGTCGTACGGACCGGGGTGCTCGCCCCGCAGGGGGAGACACATCATGACCATGCCTGA